One part of the Sphingobium yanoikuyae genome encodes these proteins:
- the rsfS gene encoding ribosome silencing factor: protein MTNLAPANDTAPAADSVAALHALVMQSLDDDQAQETISIPLEGKSSIADHMVIASGRSSRQVAAIAQHLAERIKKATGRSARVEGLPVADWVLIDAGDVIVHLFKPEVRSFYNLERMWGFVDAPVAGNA from the coding sequence TTGACTAACCTCGCCCCTGCCAACGATACGGCGCCTGCCGCCGATAGCGTGGCCGCCCTGCACGCCCTTGTCATGCAGTCGCTCGACGACGACCAGGCGCAGGAAACCATCTCCATCCCCCTCGAAGGCAAGAGCAGCATCGCCGATCATATGGTGATCGCGAGCGGCCGTTCGTCGCGTCAGGTCGCGGCGATCGCCCAGCATCTGGCCGAACGGATCAAGAAGGCCACTGGCCGCTCCGCGCGGGTCGAAGGCCTGCCGGTCGCCGACTGGGTGCTGATCGATGCCGGCGACGTGATCGTCCATCTGTTCAAGCCGGAAGTGCGCAGCTTCTACAATCTGGAACGGATGTGGGGCTTCGTCGACGCGCCGGTCGCGGGCAACGCCTGA
- a CDS encoding carbonic anhydrase, whose product MCSDVDGMHDQPHGTQEEDGAAPSRRAFLTAMTMAGGVAMAALPAAPAMAAPPADGPDASMTPDAALAEIMAGNARFVAGKPTAHLQDLSIIKARAAEGQWPVVGVLSCADSRVPVEMVFDEYIGRLFVTRIAGNITTPEIVASLEYGVAVLGLKALVVMGHSNCGAVKAAIDNPEVPGQISALFPAILPALYLARSKDAAIVTRTNALVQAATLVNASPVIEEKVKAGTLKVVAAVYDVATGKVDMLPVPADMLMRG is encoded by the coding sequence ATGTGTTCGGACGTCGATGGCATGCATGACCAGCCGCACGGGACGCAGGAGGAGGATGGCGCCGCGCCCTCCCGCCGCGCCTTTCTGACAGCGATGACGATGGCGGGTGGGGTGGCCATGGCCGCCTTGCCGGCCGCACCCGCAATGGCGGCGCCCCCGGCCGACGGCCCGGATGCGTCGATGACGCCGGACGCCGCCCTGGCCGAGATCATGGCCGGCAATGCCCGCTTCGTCGCCGGCAAGCCGACCGCCCATCTGCAGGACCTGTCGATCATCAAGGCGCGCGCGGCCGAGGGGCAATGGCCCGTGGTCGGCGTCCTGTCCTGCGCCGACTCGCGCGTGCCGGTGGAGATGGTGTTCGACGAATATATCGGCCGGCTGTTCGTCACCCGCATCGCCGGCAACATCACCACGCCCGAAATCGTCGCCAGCCTGGAATATGGCGTGGCGGTGCTGGGGCTGAAGGCGCTGGTCGTCATGGGCCACAGCAATTGCGGCGCGGTGAAGGCGGCGATCGACAATCCCGAGGTGCCGGGCCAGATCAGCGCGCTCTTCCCCGCGATCCTGCCCGCCCTCTATCTCGCCCGCAGCAAGGATGCGGCCATCGTCACCCGCACCAATGCGCTGGTGCAGGCGGCGACGCTGGTCAACGCCTCACCGGTGATCGAGGAAAAGGTGAAGGCGGGCACGCTGAAGGTGGTCGCCGCCGTCTATGACGTGGCGACCGGCAAGGTCGACATGCTGCCGGTGCCGGCCGACATGCTGATGCGCGGCTGA
- a CDS encoding GlxA family transcriptional regulator has protein sequence MADSSLPRAEVGILLYPGCQQAMVHGMTDLIDIAGQFSVQHGGPVVRVSHWRMGDDGCFARSHDTHEALGGTPDIWLVPGRLTGVPEAEEAAPYARWLLDRHAAGATLASNCGGAFLLAATGLLDGRPATTHWWFADAFRTRFPAVKLDCDRIVIDDGDIITAGGLMAWTDLGMRLVDRLLGPTVMLDTAKFLLIDTAGREQKHFARFLPRLTHGDEPILKVQHWLAAREAKAVSVTEMAAQAALEERTFQRRFKAATAMTPIEYVQHLRVARAREHLEFTRRTIDQIAWSVGYEDAAAFRKLFHRLVGLSPGEYRARFAAPSAQAA, from the coding sequence ATGGCCGACAGCAGCCTTCCGCGTGCCGAAGTGGGCATATTGCTCTATCCGGGCTGTCAGCAGGCGATGGTCCATGGCATGACCGACCTGATCGACATTGCCGGGCAGTTTTCGGTCCAGCATGGCGGCCCTGTAGTGCGCGTCAGCCATTGGCGGATGGGCGATGACGGCTGCTTCGCCCGCAGCCATGACACGCATGAAGCATTGGGCGGCACGCCCGACATCTGGCTGGTCCCCGGCCGCCTGACCGGCGTGCCCGAGGCGGAGGAAGCCGCGCCCTATGCCCGCTGGCTGCTCGATCGCCATGCCGCCGGGGCGACGCTCGCCTCCAATTGCGGCGGCGCCTTCCTGCTGGCGGCGACCGGCCTGCTCGATGGTCGCCCGGCCACCACCCATTGGTGGTTCGCCGACGCCTTCCGCACCCGCTTCCCCGCCGTGAAGCTCGATTGCGACCGCATCGTCATCGACGATGGCGATATCATTACCGCCGGCGGGCTGATGGCCTGGACCGACCTTGGCATGCGGCTGGTCGACCGGCTGCTCGGCCCGACGGTGATGCTCGACACCGCCAAATTCCTGCTGATCGACACGGCCGGGCGCGAGCAGAAGCATTTCGCCCGCTTCCTGCCGCGCCTGACCCATGGCGACGAGCCGATCCTGAAGGTGCAGCACTGGCTCGCCGCGCGGGAGGCGAAGGCAGTCAGCGTCACCGAGATGGCGGCGCAGGCCGCGCTGGAGGAGCGCACCTTCCAGCGCCGCTTCAAGGCGGCGACCGCCATGACCCCGATCGAATATGTCCAGCATCTGCGCGTGGCGCGGGCGCGCGAGCATCTGGAATTTACCCGGCGCACGATCGACCAGATCGCCTGGAGCGTCGGCTATGAGGATGCCGCCGCCTTCCGCAAGCTGTTCCACCGCCTGGTCGGCCTGTCGCCCGGCGAATATCGCGCCCGCTTTGCCGCGCCCAGCGCACAGGCGGCATGA
- a CDS encoding nicotinate-nucleotide adenylyltransferase, whose translation MKKIGLLGGSFNPAHGGHRAISLFARDALGLDEIWWLVSPGNPLKPARGMAPLPVRLAHAQKIARRAPIRATAIERQLGTRYTVDSLRALRQRYPRNRFVWLMGADNLAQFGQWRDWRGIARQMPIAVIARPGYDDAARGSTAMSWLRRFVRSARQSADWTNWRPPALVLLRFRPDPRSATLLRQADPLWHREYEATCVRDPLTRRMIV comes from the coding sequence ATGAAAAAGATCGGCCTGCTTGGCGGCTCCTTCAATCCGGCGCATGGCGGGCATCGCGCCATTTCGCTGTTCGCCAGGGACGCCCTGGGTCTCGACGAAATCTGGTGGCTGGTATCGCCCGGCAATCCGTTGAAGCCCGCCAGGGGCATGGCGCCGCTGCCCGTCCGCCTTGCCCATGCGCAGAAGATCGCCCGCCGCGCGCCGATTCGCGCCACGGCGATCGAGCGCCAATTGGGCACGCGCTACACCGTCGACTCGCTGCGCGCGCTCCGCCAGCGCTACCCCCGCAACCGCTTCGTCTGGCTGATGGGCGCCGACAATCTGGCGCAATTTGGCCAATGGCGCGACTGGCGCGGCATAGCGCGACAGATGCCCATTGCCGTCATCGCCCGTCCGGGCTATGATGACGCTGCCCGTGGCTCTACGGCCATGAGCTGGCTGCGGCGCTTCGTCCGGTCCGCGCGCCAGAGTGCAGACTGGACGAATTGGAGACCACCGGCGCTCGTGCTATTGCGCTTTCGCCCTGATCCAAGATCGGCAACCCTGCTACGGCAGGCGGACCCCCTCTGGCATCGCGAATATGAAGCAACGTGTGTGCGCGATCCGCTCACGCGCCGGATGATCGTCTAG
- a CDS encoding aminotransferase, with product MEPRLPDTRLGHPVYRDMPTTIFEHMSARARETGAINLGQGFPEGPGPQDVLQAAADALLTRSSQYPPMPGLIELRTALADHYARRQGLDLSPQDIIVTSGATEAIAASLLALVRPGDEVLMLAPLYDAYLPLVERVGGVARVVKLMPPDWRVTRDALEAAITPRTRILLMNNPVNPTGIVLREAELALLADLCTTHDLIALCDEVWEETVYDGLPHRPLIGFPGMRERTVKIGSAGKIFSVTGWKVGWMCAAPPIATLLARAHQFLTFTTPPNLQWAVAQGLGWPEDWLNDQRAAYQASRDRLAAGLSQAGYVVQPSGATWFLSIDLPASGITMDDVTFCNRIIDEAGVAAIPISAFYPDDPVTHLVRLCFSKSDATLDQAIERLAAFRASLD from the coding sequence ATGGAGCCCCGCTTGCCCGACACCCGACTTGGCCATCCCGTCTATCGCGACATGCCGACCACCATCTTCGAGCATATGTCGGCGCGCGCGCGGGAGACCGGCGCGATCAATCTGGGGCAGGGCTTTCCCGAAGGGCCGGGACCACAGGATGTGCTGCAGGCGGCGGCGGATGCGCTGCTGACCCGCTCCAGCCAATATCCGCCGATGCCCGGCCTGATCGAACTGCGCACCGCGCTGGCCGATCATTATGCCCGGCGTCAGGGACTGGACCTCAGCCCGCAGGACATCATCGTCACCTCCGGCGCGACCGAGGCGATCGCCGCCAGCCTGCTTGCGCTGGTGAGGCCCGGCGACGAAGTGCTGATGCTGGCGCCGCTCTATGACGCCTATCTGCCGCTGGTCGAACGGGTCGGCGGCGTGGCCAGGGTGGTGAAGCTGATGCCGCCGGACTGGCGCGTCACCCGCGACGCGCTGGAGGCGGCGATCACGCCCCGGACCCGCATCCTGCTGATGAACAATCCGGTGAACCCCACCGGCATCGTGCTGCGTGAGGCGGAACTGGCGCTGCTGGCCGACCTCTGCACCACCCATGACCTGATCGCGCTGTGCGACGAAGTCTGGGAGGAGACCGTCTATGACGGGCTGCCGCATCGTCCACTGATCGGCTTTCCCGGCATGCGCGAGCGCACGGTCAAGATCGGGTCTGCCGGCAAAATCTTCTCCGTCACCGGCTGGAAGGTCGGCTGGATGTGCGCCGCGCCGCCGATCGCCACCCTGCTCGCCCGCGCCCACCAGTTTCTGACCTTCACCACCCCGCCCAACCTGCAATGGGCGGTGGCGCAGGGGCTGGGCTGGCCCGAAGATTGGCTGAACGATCAGCGCGCCGCCTATCAGGCGTCGCGCGATCGGCTGGCGGCGGGTCTCAGTCAGGCGGGCTATGTCGTGCAACCGAGCGGCGCCACCTGGTTCCTGTCGATCGACCTGCCCGCGTCGGGCATTACGATGGACGATGTGACCTTCTGCAACCGGATCATCGACGAAGCCGGGGTGGCGGCGATCCCGATCTCCGCCTTCTACCCCGACGATCCGGTCACCCATCTGGTCCGCCTCTGCTTCTCCAAGTCGGACGCGACGCTGGATCAGGCGATCGAGCGGCTCGCCGCCTTCCGCGCCAGCCTGGACTGA
- a CDS encoding LysR family transcriptional regulator, whose protein sequence is MLDPRLLRAFVAIADSGSFTIAAQRLHMTQSTISQQLGRLEQAVGHMLVDRAARPVRPTAAGERLLGHARRILSLQQEAESLLADPAGSASIRIGLPDDIASRDMMRVFARFSEQYRAVRLDVTTGLSRDLTRRYRAGEFDIIAVKEPTPSADCRASFAEPIGWHESADRQGDWPDPLPLVAFPAGGLYRDAMFDRIGRERRRCHVAFTGSDLTSVLTAVEAGMGLSLVPMRAATGRAVRPYAPFGAEVEMRVSLYAWDDAGPTAELVAQMAAVLAAR, encoded by the coding sequence ATGCTCGATCCGCGCCTGCTCCGTGCCTTTGTCGCGATCGCCGACAGCGGCAGCTTCACCATCGCGGCGCAGCGGCTGCACATGACCCAGTCGACCATCAGCCAGCAGCTCGGCCGGCTGGAACAGGCGGTGGGGCATATGCTGGTCGATCGGGCGGCACGGCCGGTGCGGCCGACCGCGGCGGGCGAGCGGCTGCTGGGCCATGCAAGGCGCATCCTGTCGCTGCAGCAGGAGGCGGAAAGCCTGCTCGCCGATCCGGCCGGCAGCGCGTCGATCCGCATCGGCCTGCCCGACGACATCGCCAGTCGCGACATGATGCGGGTGTTCGCCCGCTTTTCCGAGCAATATCGGGCGGTGCGGCTGGACGTTACTACCGGGCTCAGCCGCGATCTCACGCGCCGATACCGCGCGGGCGAGTTTGACATCATCGCTGTCAAGGAACCGACGCCGAGCGCCGATTGTCGCGCGAGTTTCGCCGAACCGATCGGCTGGCATGAAAGCGCGGACCGGCAGGGCGACTGGCCCGATCCCCTGCCGCTGGTCGCCTTTCCGGCGGGCGGCCTCTATCGCGATGCGATGTTCGACCGGATCGGGCGGGAGAGGCGGCGCTGCCATGTCGCCTTCACCGGCAGCGACCTCACCAGCGTGCTGACCGCGGTGGAGGCGGGCATGGGCCTGTCGCTGGTGCCGATGCGCGCGGCGACCGGGCGGGCGGTGCGACCCTATGCGCCCTTCGGGGCGGAGGTCGAAATGCGCGTGTCGCTCTATGCCTGGGACGATGCCGGGCCGACGGCTGAACTGGTCGCGCAGATGGCGGCGGTGCTGGCGGCGCGGTAA
- a CDS encoding SDR family NAD(P)-dependent oxidoreductase, producing MTQDTILITGASDGIGAVYADRFARRGANLILVARRAEKLEALAARLRADGGVSVEVIAADLSQADDLARVEARLRDDDAITGLVNNAGIAGEQAFVETDPAYLTGLIDLNILAVTRLSRAIAPRLAARGAGTLINITSVTALMPDGFTAVYPATKAYVLAFTEALQVELGGKGVKVQAVLPGITRTAIWAAEQMAGLPPHMVMDVEVMVDAALAGLDMGEAITIPALPDNADLDAYLAARAALRPNLSLKDAAPRYRVTA from the coding sequence ATGACCCAAGACACTATCCTCATCACCGGCGCGTCGGACGGTATCGGCGCCGTCTATGCCGATCGCTTTGCCAGGCGCGGCGCCAATCTGATCCTGGTCGCCCGCCGCGCCGAGAAACTGGAAGCGCTGGCCGCTCGCCTGCGCGCCGACGGTGGCGTCAGCGTGGAAGTGATCGCCGCCGACTTGTCACAAGCCGATGATCTGGCGCGAGTCGAAGCGCGGCTGCGTGACGATGACGCGATCACCGGCCTGGTCAACAATGCCGGCATCGCCGGGGAGCAGGCCTTTGTCGAGACCGACCCGGCCTATCTCACCGGCCTGATCGACCTCAACATCCTCGCGGTGACGCGGCTGTCCCGCGCTATTGCGCCGCGGCTGGCGGCCAGGGGCGCGGGCACGCTGATCAATATCACGTCGGTCACCGCGCTGATGCCGGACGGCTTCACTGCCGTCTATCCCGCGACCAAGGCCTATGTGCTGGCCTTTACCGAGGCGCTGCAGGTCGAACTGGGCGGCAAGGGCGTGAAGGTGCAGGCGGTGCTGCCCGGCATCACCCGCACAGCCATCTGGGCGGCGGAGCAGATGGCCGGCCTGCCGCCGCACATGGTGATGGATGTCGAGGTGATGGTCGACGCGGCACTGGCCGGGCTCGACATGGGCGAGGCGATCACCATCCCTGCCTTGCCGGATAATGCCGATCTCGACGCCTATCTCGCCGCGCGGGCTGCGCTTCGGCCCAACCTGTCGCTCAAGGATGCGGCGCCCCGGTATCGGGTGACCGCCTGA
- the rmuC gene encoding DNA recombination protein RmuC → MDSLAALLIPVALLIGLAVGWLLKGKALAPLTAEKADLAGKLDIATAQRNGAIAELAVEKERVAQGMSQLARLESARAASEQRIEALQAATSQRIEAIQTEREAALRELAALQSDIHARTQAFEQQIAALKDAKEQLSAQFSEIGGKLLESAQTQFLTRADQRFAQASEKSEAQLKTLLNPVETTLKRYEEGLARVEKDRVGSYAELREAVQQVHLGQGQVREETAKLVNALRAAPKTRGRWGEQQFKNLIETAGLSPFVDFKEEVSVAVEDGRLRPDFVINLPGDQQMVVDVKCSLVAYLNAVDQVDPAQRDAHMLDHARAMRTHADALGRKAYWEQFDKAPDFVIMYVPGDNFVTAALEADMELWERAAKNRVIICGPATFLPLARTLAGHWRQAKMQEQAQQVGQLGKELYERLSVAATHLRKLGSGLNSAVSNYNSFIGSFETRVLSTGRKFRDLDIETGGKEIEAMEPLDVLARDAQAEEARALPAAE, encoded by the coding sequence ATGGACAGCCTCGCCGCCCTTCTCATTCCCGTCGCGCTGCTGATCGGCCTGGCCGTCGGCTGGCTGCTCAAGGGCAAGGCGCTGGCGCCGCTGACCGCCGAAAAGGCCGATCTGGCCGGCAAGCTCGACATCGCCACCGCCCAGCGCAACGGCGCGATCGCCGAACTGGCGGTTGAGAAGGAACGGGTCGCGCAGGGCATGAGCCAGCTCGCCCGGCTCGAATCCGCGCGGGCCGCGTCCGAACAGCGGATCGAGGCACTGCAGGCCGCCACCAGCCAGCGCATCGAGGCGATCCAGACCGAGCGCGAAGCCGCGCTGCGCGAGTTGGCCGCGCTCCAGTCCGACATCCATGCCCGCACCCAGGCGTTCGAGCAGCAGATCGCCGCGCTCAAGGATGCCAAGGAACAGCTCTCCGCCCAGTTCAGCGAGATTGGCGGCAAATTGCTCGAATCCGCCCAGACCCAGTTCCTGACCCGCGCCGACCAGCGCTTCGCCCAGGCGAGCGAGAAGAGCGAGGCGCAGTTGAAGACGCTGCTCAACCCGGTCGAAACCACGCTCAAGCGCTATGAGGAAGGCCTCGCCCGCGTCGAGAAGGATCGGGTCGGCAGCTATGCCGAACTGCGCGAAGCGGTGCAGCAGGTTCATCTGGGCCAGGGCCAGGTGCGCGAGGAAACCGCCAAGCTCGTCAACGCCCTGCGCGCCGCGCCCAAGACGCGCGGCCGCTGGGGCGAACAGCAGTTCAAGAATCTCATCGAAACCGCCGGCCTTTCCCCCTTCGTGGACTTCAAGGAGGAAGTGTCGGTCGCGGTCGAGGACGGCCGCCTGCGTCCGGACTTCGTCATCAACCTGCCCGGCGACCAGCAGATGGTGGTCGACGTCAAATGCTCGCTGGTCGCCTATCTGAACGCGGTCGATCAGGTCGATCCAGCGCAGCGCGACGCCCATATGCTCGATCATGCCCGCGCGATGCGCACCCATGCCGACGCGCTGGGGCGCAAGGCCTATTGGGAACAGTTCGACAAGGCCCCCGACTTCGTCATCATGTATGTGCCGGGCGACAATTTCGTCACCGCCGCGCTGGAAGCGGACATGGAGCTGTGGGAGCGCGCCGCCAAGAATCGCGTCATCATCTGCGGCCCCGCCACCTTCCTGCCACTCGCCCGCACGCTGGCGGGCCATTGGCGCCAGGCCAAGATGCAGGAACAGGCGCAGCAGGTCGGCCAGCTCGGCAAGGAGCTGTATGAGCGCCTGTCCGTCGCCGCGACCCATTTGCGCAAGCTGGGATCAGGCCTCAACAGCGCGGTCTCCAACTATAACAGCTTCATCGGCAGCTTCGAGACGCGTGTCCTCTCCACCGGCCGCAAGTTCCGCGATCTCGATATCGAGACCGGCGGCAAGGAGATCGAGGCGATGGAACCGCTCGACGTCCTCGCCCGCGACGCCCAGGCCGAAGAGGCGCGCGCGCTGCCAGCGGCGGAATGA
- a CDS encoding amidohydrolase family protein, with protein sequence MKTLLAALLAATALLPLPAAAKTAPARADLLIRHATLVDVEHGRLVPDQAVATRGDRIVAVGNDATIAAAWRAGKNVEARGRYLIPGLWDMHVHFGGGPELIEENKALLPLYIANGITTVRDASGDLPYDVLRWRGEIADGRLFGPTLLSSGPKIEGIKPVWKGTLETGSEADVDQAIAKLKELNVNFVKITDSTLKPDLFLYAVRKARGAGLRASGHIPMALTVGQAIEAGISSIEHIDYAHKAGVKDEARITADFAAGRIDRAQASAQLDAGFDEATAMAAYRDMAARGVFVTPTLSISRTVAYLDQNDHSADPELAYIGPRLRKTYDWRIERAAKATPDQIAQRHAIYEHNAAILPLLQQAGVTIMAGTDAGFLNSFDYPGFALHQELALYVDRGLTPAQALASATRAGPAWFGLLDRYGAVAEGKQADMVLLTANPLEDIHATKAIDAVILRGTLQDRARLDALLAETKAKVAAWNAAATRP encoded by the coding sequence ATGAAGACGCTTCTCGCCGCGCTGCTGGCCGCCACTGCCCTGTTGCCCCTGCCCGCCGCGGCAAAGACCGCGCCGGCCCGCGCCGACCTGCTGATCCGCCATGCGACGCTGGTCGATGTCGAGCATGGCCGGCTGGTCCCCGACCAGGCGGTCGCGACCAGGGGCGACCGGATCGTCGCGGTCGGCAACGACGCCACGATCGCCGCCGCCTGGCGCGCGGGCAAGAATGTCGAGGCCAGGGGCCGCTATCTGATCCCCGGCCTGTGGGACATGCATGTCCATTTCGGCGGCGGACCGGAGCTGATCGAAGAGAATAAGGCGCTGCTGCCGCTCTATATCGCCAACGGCATCACCACCGTGCGCGATGCGTCGGGCGACCTGCCCTATGATGTGCTGCGCTGGCGCGGCGAGATTGCCGACGGGCGGCTGTTTGGCCCGACCCTGCTGAGTTCCGGCCCCAAGATCGAGGGGATCAAGCCGGTGTGGAAGGGCACGCTGGAAACCGGGTCGGAGGCCGATGTCGACCAGGCGATCGCCAAGCTGAAAGAACTGAACGTCAATTTCGTCAAGATCACCGACAGCACCCTTAAGCCCGATCTGTTCCTCTATGCCGTGCGCAAGGCGCGCGGCGCCGGGCTGCGCGCATCGGGGCATATTCCGATGGCGCTGACCGTCGGCCAGGCGATCGAGGCCGGGATCAGCTCGATCGAGCATATCGACTATGCGCACAAGGCGGGCGTGAAGGATGAGGCGCGGATCACCGCCGATTTCGCCGCCGGCAGGATCGACCGGGCACAGGCGAGCGCGCAACTGGACGCCGGCTTTGACGAAGCCACCGCCATGGCCGCCTATCGCGACATGGCGGCGCGCGGCGTGTTCGTGACGCCGACGCTCAGCATCTCGCGCACCGTCGCCTATCTCGACCAGAATGATCACAGCGCCGATCCCGAACTGGCCTATATCGGCCCGCGCCTGCGCAAGACCTATGACTGGCGGATCGAGCGCGCGGCAAAGGCCACGCCCGATCAGATCGCCCAGCGTCACGCCATCTACGAGCATAATGCCGCGATCCTGCCGCTGTTGCAGCAGGCCGGCGTCACCATCATGGCCGGCACCGATGCGGGCTTCCTCAACAGCTTCGACTATCCCGGCTTTGCCCTGCACCAGGAACTGGCGCTCTATGTCGATCGCGGCCTGACCCCGGCCCAGGCGCTGGCCAGCGCCACCCGTGCCGGCCCGGCCTGGTTCGGCCTGCTCGACCGCTATGGCGCGGTGGCGGAAGGCAAGCAGGCGGATATGGTCCTGCTGACCGCCAATCCGCTGGAGGATATCCACGCCACAAAAGCGATCGACGCGGTGATCCTGCGCGGCACGCTGCAGGACCGCGCCCGGCTCGACGCGCTGCTGGCAGAGACGAAGGCGAAGGTCGCCGCCTGGAATGCGGCGGCGACCCGGCCCTGA
- a CDS encoding 23S rRNA (pseudouridine(1915)-N(3))-methyltransferase RlmH: MLLHIIARGKIGRSPEADLVDRYVKRLTMPHKITEMPDRGGKLPPVGPGTVTVMLDEKGKQLSSMDFARRIEGWRDTGTREIRFLIGAADGFDDAERTNADLLIAFGAMTWPHMIARAMLAEQLWRACSILANHPYHREG; this comes from the coding sequence ATGCTCCTCCACATCATCGCGCGCGGCAAGATCGGGCGCTCGCCCGAAGCCGATCTGGTCGACCGCTATGTCAAGCGGCTGACCATGCCGCACAAGATCACCGAAATGCCCGACCGGGGCGGCAAGCTGCCGCCCGTCGGCCCCGGCACGGTGACGGTCATGCTCGACGAAAAGGGCAAGCAACTTTCCTCGATGGACTTTGCCCGGCGGATCGAGGGCTGGCGCGACACCGGCACGCGCGAGATCCGCTTCCTGATCGGCGCGGCCGACGGCTTCGACGATGCCGAACGGACCAATGCCGACCTGCTGATCGCCTTTGGCGCCATGACCTGGCCGCACATGATCGCCCGCGCCATGCTCGCCGAACAGCTGTGGCGCGCCTGCTCGATCCTCGCCAACCACCCCTATCACCGCGAAGGCTGA
- a CDS encoding alpha/beta fold hydrolase, protein MSNFVTTQDGTRIFYKDWGPRDGQPIIFSHGWPLSADAWDAQMVYFANQGFRTIAHDRRSHGRSDQVWDNNNMDQYADDLADLIAALDLSDIILVGHSTGGGEVTRYIGRHGTSRVAKLALIGAVPPLMLKTEANPGGLPIDVFDGIRKGTFDNRSQFFRDLTIPFYGYNRDGAVISEGIVQEFWRQGMMGGLKGQLDSIRAFSESDFHADLAKVDVPTLVLHGDDDQIVPIGAAALSTIKIVTDAVLIVYEGADHGLTQTHQDRFNADLLDFING, encoded by the coding sequence ATGAGCAACTTCGTTACCACGCAGGACGGCACCCGCATCTTCTACAAGGATTGGGGGCCGCGCGACGGCCAGCCGATCATCTTCTCCCATGGCTGGCCGCTCAGCGCTGACGCCTGGGACGCACAGATGGTCTATTTCGCCAATCAGGGTTTCCGCACCATCGCCCATGACCGCCGCAGCCATGGCCGGTCGGACCAGGTGTGGGACAATAATAATATGGACCAGTATGCCGACGATCTGGCCGATCTGATCGCGGCGCTGGATCTGTCCGACATCATCCTGGTCGGCCATTCGACCGGCGGCGGCGAAGTCACCCGCTACATCGGCCGCCATGGCACCAGCCGGGTTGCCAAGCTGGCGCTGATCGGCGCGGTCCCGCCGCTGATGCTGAAGACCGAAGCCAATCCCGGCGGTCTGCCGATCGACGTGTTCGACGGCATTCGCAAGGGCACGTTCGACAATCGCAGCCAGTTCTTCAGGGATCTGACCATCCCCTTCTACGGCTATAACCGGGACGGCGCGGTCATCTCCGAAGGCATTGTGCAAGAATTCTGGCGGCAGGGGATGATGGGCGGCCTCAAGGGGCAACTCGACTCGATCCGCGCCTTTTCCGAAAGCGATTTCCATGCCGACCTGGCGAAGGTCGATGTGCCCACGCTGGTCCTGCATGGCGACGACGACCAGATCGTGCCGATCGGCGCGGCGGCCCTCTCCACCATCAAGATCGTTACGGATGCGGTGCTGATCGTGTATGAAGGCGCCGACCATGGGCTGACGCAGACTCACCAGGACCGGTTCAACGCCGACCTGCTCGATTTCATCAACGGCTGA